A region of the Leopardus geoffroyi isolate Oge1 chromosome C2, O.geoffroyi_Oge1_pat1.0, whole genome shotgun sequence genome:
AGGGCAAATTTTAGGGCAAATGAAATGCAGCCTTTGCCTCGCCCAATCTTTTCATGTTACATGTGAGGAAAAGAAGCTTTGGAGAAGGTCAAGGAATAGGAGAAGCCCCCTTGGTCCCGGTCAACTCTCCTCAGCTCTATAAAGTACATTAGaaggtgtttttggttttttgtgttttcaaaaaaaattttttaatgtttatttacttttcagagagagaaagaaagagaacacacacacacacacacacacacacacacaagcgagcagggaaggggcagagagagatggagacacagaatccaaacaggcgccaggctctgagccatcagcacagagcccaatgcggggcttgaactcataaaccgtgagatcatcacccgagctgaaggcagacacttaacccactcagccacccaggcacccctggtttgttttttaagaatccATTTTGTAGAAAAAGAGGCAACCACGGATTCTTCTCTCGGTTGGCAAGGCAAGGAGAAGGGGCCCCTTTGCCGTCTCTTCCTAAACAACTTGTCCTGAAAATGGAACAAGAGTCCTTCCAGCTCCATGGGTGCAGTGAGGCTTGAGCAGGGCGCTGTGTGCAGAGGAGCTGGGCCATTGCCAGCATTAAGTGCTCACCAATGTCATCATTACGACCGATCGCCGACCTAGCAGGGGCTTTGTGGCCTCACGTGACAGACGTGTTTCGCTGGGAGTATTTTCCCGCTGGCGAGtttggggaggatgcagaggTTGGACGCACACGTGCTCACACACGTACGGTGGCAAGTTCAGTTGTGAGGTGTGAAGCTGGGTTCGTGCTCAGCTCTTTTTCCcgttctggggggaggggtgccaggctctgtgtcgCCCGGGAGGTTCAAGGTGCCAGGCCAAAAGCCTGAGGGCAGGTCCTCCCCCTGTGCATGGAGAGACTGCGCTACGTGTCCTGCagagggggggagggcagggccaccGAGGGGAGAGAATGGGGCAGAGCCATCCCTAAGCACAGCTTTGGACAGAAGCTCTTCGGTTGGGGTTCTGGGGGGTCCTCGACTTACTTGTTCTGGGTCCCTCTGAAAGTGACTGGGCCTCCCGGAGGGTGGCTTTGGGGCACACCTAGAGGCTCTTAGCCCCAGCGAGACCCCCCAGGGCCCAGGTGAGGCGCCCACAAGAACTGGATCTGGGCACCTCTTGGGGTGCCCGTAGTGAGCAGCATGGAAGGGTGTCCTCAGTGCCCTGCCACTGCTCTGGCCTTGGCCTTGGGAATGGGAAAGGAGCCCCAACAATGCCTGAGTCCAGTGTCATTGATTTAAATACACAAACGTGCCTTTAAAAGGCACCTGGTTACCCAAGCAGTAGAGAAGAAAGAACTACAGAAATGTTTTCTAGAAAAGCAGAGGGTAGTTATTCTTAGGGCTGAGGGAGAAGTCTGTGATTGGGAAGAAGTGTGGGGGTGCTTCTGGGGCTGGCAGGGTTCTACCTCCTCTCCTGGGAGGGTATTATATTGTTGCTTAGAAGTCATCATGGGCACAGATCCATCCTGGTGGACCCTGGTGTCCTTCCATCACCCTCCAAAATCTCCAAAGTGGGAGGTGACCCTAGAGAGGCCATGTTCTCTCTCCCAGGTCTCAGCCAAGGAGGGGAAGCAGAGAAGGTCCAGAATTAAGGGATGGAGGAAAAATGAAAGGTTCTCAGAGTTTCTCTGGCTGTGTGTGGGGCAATGATTTGCTTGAGTCCAGGCCACTCCTGGCTGCCAGGGCAGGCTACTTCCTGGCCCTGCCCAGAGGCTGGCTAGGCCTCCTCCTAAGCGGGTGAGGGTGGGGTGCCGAAGGTGTCTCTGCAAGGGCTGCTGTGGGTTGTCATTTCGTCCCTCTGTTGATCGATCGCTCTCAGACTCCAGAACCCCGTCCCCAGTCATCTCCAAGGCCTGGCGGTCAGCCCACTGGGAGCCACCTGGGTCTGGCCTCTCAGGATGCCATCCCTTGTCCTTTGGTTGGCTTCCTCCAAACACAGccccaccccctcgcccccccccccccgcccgcccccacgCCCTCTCTGAAATTAACCCCCAAGGGCATCTACATTTGTGCATTGTCTAGCACATTCCTCTTGTCActgttttctaattatattttgcCAGATTTACTTATAATTAATGATGTTAAAACAGTGAAGTGCCATGTTTTCCTATCAGATCGTCAGAGATTACAGATCACTAATATCAAGTGGTGGTAACAATCTGTGAAGTACAAAATGGCACAAACTTTTTAGTGGATGATTTGGCAATATCTACCAATATTGAAACCATGCATAGCTTTTGacccctcctcttcccacccctctaCAGATGTGTTTATCTACATTATACCTTCATAACTACGAGGAGATGTTCATCATAACATTATTTGGGATAGCAAACGATGAAACAGTtattggaaacaatctaaataacCGCAAAGTTGGGCATTCATCAAATAGTGTGTGTcacatccaaacaatggaatacaatgtaaccattaaaaagaatgaggttttCCAGTATTAACATGGAAAAACATCTGTGATTTATTGTTAGGTTTACAAAAGCAAGTTAAAGACTATAGTAtgtaactcatttaaaaaaaaaaaaaatcaaacatcttTTTAAGGATCTGTATCTACACTCCTAAATCCAGGTGAGACCTGTGCCTGGATGACACAAAACAATTCCAACAGCATTCCCTCCGGTGAGTGAAGTGTTatggattaagaaaaataattatctacAACACCTAAGCTTTGTGTTTATAACGTAAAGGGTAATgagatttcaaaaccagacaaagaccccactaaagaggagaactacagaccaatcttcctgatgaacacggatgcaaagattttcaagatactagcaaaccgaatccaacaaaatgttaaaagaattattcatcataatcaagtggtatttattcccgGGCTATGGAGTTAGGtccaatatctgcaaatcaatcaatgtgatacatcacgttaataaaagaaaagaaccacatgatcctctctatagaggcagaaaaagcatttgacaaagtgtaGCATCATTTCTTGCTAAAGACCCTCAAGAAAGGAGGTATGgtaggaacatacctcaagatcataaaggccatataagaaagacccacaactaatatcatcctcaatggggaagatctgagagctttccccctgaggttaggaacacgacagggatgtccactctcaccactgttgtacAATATAgggttggaagtcctagcctcagcaatcggacaacaaaaagaagtaaaaggcatccaaattggcaaggaagaagtcaaactttcattcttctcagatgacatgatactctttcTATGattatgtggaaaacccaaaagattccatcaaaaaacttcaagaactgatacatgaattcagcagtcgcaggacataaaatcaatgtatggAAATCAGTTGCActcttatacaccaacaatgaaggagcagaaagagaaatcaaggattgatcccatttacaattgcactgaaaaccataaaatacctaggaataaacctcaccaaagaaataaaagatctgtatgctgaacacgatagaaagcttatgaaagaaattgaagaagacacaaagaaatagaaaaacattccatgctgatggatcagaagaacaaatattgttaaaatgtcaacactacccccAGGCAATCTATACATTCCACACAAtcgctatcaaaataacaccagcgttcttcacagagcgagaacaaataattccaaactttgtatggaaccagaaaagaccctgaatagccaaactcatgttaaaaaagaaagccaaagctggaggcatcacaattccagatttcaagctgtatcACAAAGCCGTAACCATCAAGaccgtatggtactggcacaaaaacagacacatagatcaatggaacagacacttttccaaagaagatacccagatggctaacagacacgtgaaaagatgctcaacatcactcatcatcagggaaagacaaatcaaaattacGATGAGATACCAGCTCACACCTGTtcgaatggctaaaattaacaactcaagaaacaacagatgttggtgaggatgtggagaaagaggaacacttttgcattactggtgggaatgcaaactggtgcagccactctgaaaaacagtatggaggttcctccaaaaattaaaaatgaagctaCTTTATAAcacagcaattgcattactaggtatttacaggagtgctgttttgaaggggcacatgatccccaatgtttatagcagcactacggacaatagccaaagtacagaagagctcaaatgtccattgactgatgaatggatgaaaaagatatgatgtgtgtgtgtgtgtgtgtgtgtgtgtgtgtgcgcgcgcgtgcgtgtgtgtgtgtgtgtgtgtgcgcgcgcgtgtgagtgtgtgtgtattggaatatattacttggcaatcaaaaagaatgaaatcttgccatttgcaacaacatggatggaactagaatgtattatgctaagtggaataagtcagtcagagaaagacaaatatataattccactcatatgtgaaatttaagaaacacaacagatgaacacaggggaagggaaggaaaaataagataaaaacagaaaaggaggcaataagaaactcttaactacaggatagaaactgagggttgctggagaggtgttgggtgggggaatgggttaaatagttgatgggcattaaggagggcacttgttgggatgagcactgggtgttatatataagtgatgaatcgctaaattctattcctgaaaccattattatactaacttggatttaaataaaaatttttaaagaaggtaatgagaaaaacatttttttaaattttgattctgACAGGTTAACAGATCCTCCCCTTCTTTCACAGTCAACCCCCTTCCCAACCCTCTAGAGCTTCCCATTTCCTGAAATACCAGGAAGTACTCTCATCTCCCAAGTAGGGATAGAGATTTAATTAAGAGACTGCTTAGCAAGCAGGAAGTGTCCAGAGGAGGTATAAACAAAGGGTGTGCCTCCTAAATAGCCATTggtccctccacccctcctctgttTTGCAAAGAcatctttgtgtctttctttaaTCCAATCGTCCCCCTCGACAGAGAAACCTTCGAATTCGCTGGCTGCAGTCCCCTCTAGAACCGCCATTGGCCACACATTCTCTGGGCTCCTTTGTAACTTACCCCTTCCTCAGCAGCTCTGTGACACTCCCCATGTCAAGCCTTGAGGAAAGAGGTCAGGAACCCCTTAAGAGATTTATCTCAGCTGAAATACAAGCTCTTCACCACTGCCATCCCCAGGTTTCCACAACTGGCCTGTTCCATCTCCTCCTTGAAAGGTCTCCTTCCCATGGGGCCCCAATTCTAGAATTTTCCTCCCCAACCAAGGCCCATCTCCTTTTACTGAGACTCTTTGTTGACTCTTTTCTCCCACAAGATGGCGCCTTCCTTGAGGGGACCTCAGGAGACTCCAGTCTTTCCAAGATTATACTGCCTGGAACCTGGAAGCATTCAAGATTTATTGATgaagttgagagaaaaaaagagaaacaggaaggaaggaaggaaggaaggaaggaaggaaggaaggaaggaaggtggagggagggaaggaagagaagaagggaatattttccttttttgcaacAGGGTAGACAATCTAGTTCATTTCAATATTGGTCCtcagccttgatttttttttttttttaacttttccttccttttcttctccttgacTTCCCtccatgacttttttcttttctcatcagtCACTGCCAAGGTCTCTTATGGTCTGTCTTCTCAGCCAGTCTGTCTCAACAATAACAAGCAGCCATTTATAAAGCTCCATGCCAGTAGATTATGTTTGCTACCTCCTACGTCCTTGATTCAATACTCTGAGATAGgtgttctccccattttacagagagaagCTGAGGCTACTGAGGGTGGAGCTAAGATTTAATCCTAGGTTTATCCAGTACCAGAGCCCCTGCACACAACCCCAGTGCTCAGATTTACTTTACTTCCATTGCCTGCCCAGCGGGTCCACATTCACACCCGCCACCTTGGAGTGACATCTGCTTGGACTCGCCATCCTGGCCTTTCCTGCTCTGTAATGGAATCAACACAAGAAAAGTCAAGATAAGTGTTTGATTCTTCTATTTATTAATTGGCAAAATAGTGCTATGGGGCCCTCCAATGCCACCTCCGAGCAGCTAGCAggttttttgagtatttttttaatggtgcgtctgatttgttgttgctgttttgaaCTCAGAGATTTTAATACCTTCGTTCTGCTTCAATTTCTTGGAgtcatcatttatttcttcaatggTTGATGTTCAAACTCTTCCATTTTAGCCCATGGGAACTTTTCAAATTGACTCTTGGGTTCTTCCCCCAGAACCTAGTAGTCTCTGATGGTTTCCTTGCTTTTAGGCTGGACAAGATGTCCCAAACTCATCTTGTACATTTCCTTCCCCTAGAACGAAAGGACCTCCAATTCCTCGAATcgttgcaacaatgtggatggaactagaatgtattatgctaagtgaaataagtcagagaaagacaaatatcatatgatttcactcatatgtgaaatttaggaaacacaacagatgaacccATGTCAGATTATGGTCTCATATTTAGAAAGAAGTATACATTGCTGCTGGGATTagtgattttgttgttgctgctgttactGACAGGAGAAGCAGTTAGGTTCATTAGTTTCAgctttatttgcatatttttgagatcctttgttttctttttctttttttccttttgtttgtaaaaaatgtaaaatgtgcacATTTTCTGGTTAAAATTATTAAACAAGATACATTCAAAAAAGCCAATGTTTCTTGCTTTTATGTCCCTCCTGTTCTATGCCTCCACTTATAGGTAagcaattttaatttgtatttggtTCATCCTCTGTTTTTCCTACTTGAAAATACAAGTAAATGTGCATATCTATTTATCATTTACTCATACAGATATATTTACACAGAAGATAACGTATGATACATTCTCTTCTATACTTCTGAACGTGTTTCTCATATCCATAACCAAACATTGgatgaaaaaagcaaagaattgtCTTGGAATCGACCTCATTGCTTTATATAGTGTTCTCACACTGCTGTTCCAGGGCACAAGGTACCttgggacaggggagagagagggtggctgAACAGGGTGACTCTGGGACCACCATTATTTCAGCCACAGCAGCCACATTCCTGTTCCACATATTTGGAATTCCTATAAAATTTGGTCTGAAAAACagtccccactttttttttttttttttttttttttggaaaaatccaaagagaaaatggTCACAGGCTAATTACCAACCCAAACTCCCTGATCCTGGTTTCTGAGAGGCTGTCCAGAGAGCACACACTTCGTGTTAACTTTACTAGGCTGGCATAATCTTACTGTCTAGGGTTGCCTAAGCTTGAGTCCCAAGAAAACCCTGGTGGAAGAGAAACACTCATCTGTTCAACAACTGAGTGAAGGACCTGATAAATCATCTTGTCCACATTGTCATTTGAAGGAATCTATTTTGCACATTTAGGAAACATCTTTAGCTCTAAGGAAGGgaacaagaaaacacaaaggcAGTTGAAGAGGCCACTAGAATTTAAAGCAAAGTGTCCTTTTGCCTTGAGTGTATAAAATCAAAAGTGTTTCCAGATGGGTTACTGAATTCACTCAAGAACTGGCAGCCAATGAAAGATAGGCTTGCAGACTGACTCTTTTGTACTATTTGCCATACCTTCCTCTTCCACCTGTGAACTCCATGCATATGCAGACTTAACCCACACACATGGGCAGGTCTCACTGGACGTGTCATGGCTGTACCACTGGCTCCTGACACAATGCCCGGtgcttagtaggtgctcaatacatatatttggaatggatgaatgaatgtaaaTATTCCTCTTTGTCCTCATGAACCCATCGGAAAGGCGTCATAAATTTGGCTCATCACCGTTAAAGGACTGTTGTGGTTAGGATTGTGTCCCTCCATCCCACAAATTATGTGTCAAAGCCCTAACcatccccagtacctcagaatgtgactatgtttggaaagagggtctttaaagaggtgattaaagtaaaatgaggtcatatgggtgggtcctaatccaacataaagaaatcataaagatcataAAGAAATTAGGCCAGAGACATGCACGcacacagaagaaaggccatgtgaggacacagtgagacaGTGGCCATCTACCAGCCCCGGAGAGAGAcctcagaggaaaccaaacctgctgacactttgatcttggacttccagcctccgggAACATGAGAAAATAACTTTGTTGGTTAAGCTGGCCAGTCTTCGGTATGTTGTTACAACAGCTCTAGCGAACTCCTACGATTGCCAATCTCTGCTCCAGACCATGGCAGAAGCGAtgtcaaagaaacattttttcgTGGTTCGTATTTCCCCATTCCCATATCATATAAGCCAGAAGAAAATTGTTCTCAGTATGTGTTTCGTGGTGCTTTGAAATCCACTGTGTATCTATGTGACTGGCCTCGCTGTAAGAAAGCCCTTTGTGAGGTCATCATGTCACTCTTGCCAAAGCTGCACGGATGGAGACATGCaggcttttaaaaacacttgaGAAGACACCATGCCTCACTTTGCAAACCCTCTTTTAAGAAACATCATTACCAGAAATCCATTCGATAACATCAAGAGGAAGCGATGCCTCCAATATTTGAAAACGCTGAAAACACTGCAAAATGATGGATTTAAGACCATATATTTTGGAGAAACCAATATTGCCGAGAGTCTTGTCACCGGAGAAGATTTCAGTGACGGGTGTTTCATGCAAACTCCAACTTGGTGTATCGTGCATGCTGGTGGTAGTCAAGGATGGGTGCCTTGGAAGTACCAGACGTTCCTTAGAGATGAGGTATGCATCAAACAGGAAGACAGCctcttctctgagttctgtgatgTGGTGAGGAAGGCCTACGGGAAGTGCGCCATTGTGGTCAAAGAGAGAAGGCAGCAAGACAAGaagaagccagaggaagacaaagagCCAGAGGCCCAGATCCATGCCCCATCGGTCATTGACCTAATGAGCCTTGTGTGTTGCCCGGAGGTAGCCAAGTCCTGCGGCCACGAACtactctctctgccttccctttaCAATTACCTAAACCCTTTAGACTCAGCCTGGTCTTCTTTGAAATGGTTTAtcatcaataacagaaaggagTTTTGCTTTCAGTACATTGACAGTGTCTATTCTTACCAGTACATACTTGTCAGAGATTTAATTAGCAAAGGGATCGAAAGGATAAACCCAAGCAAGTGGAAAACACTAACCAACAAAGTGCGGAGATGGGAAAACTACTATCTTGGTAAATTTTCTTAAGAGTGATTCCTCTAACAAGCGGTTGGGACCATGCTACGGGCAGTCTTTACCAACTCTGCTGGGCTCGACTCTGGACCACTGCAGCCAAAGATACTTCAACAATGACCTCACAGGGATGCTGTGAGGACTGAGGTTTCTAAGGGTGTTGGCAAAGTGCTGTAGGTTTACTGGAGGTTGCATTAAAGCTTGTTGGTGAATTAGGGATCTCGACTCCCATCTTGTTAAGGCCATCTTGAGGGCTGGTCAGTGGGAGGATTACAACTAACTCAGCCCAAAGGAGCTTGATGGGGAGCAGGGGTGGTCAGAGCTAAAGGTTGTGTGGTCGAAACTTTTaggtcagaaagaaaaagaaccaagtgTGTGGTCACAAAAAGGTTGAAATAGTGTGCCAACCAGCTTGAGCCACCAAAATAATCTACAGGGAACCAGTTTGCCATCAGTAGGAGATGTGGTCCAGACAGTGGCTAAACAGGCTTTTTGCTTCCCGTTGCTCGAAAAAAAGGTGTCAGAGGTTGAGTGAGAGACGAGGAGGTTCCAAGAAGGTGAAAACCCATCCAGATGCTCCAAGGTAAGTTGGTGGTCCCATAAAGCACCTGGAAAGCTGTACCAGGGATTGATTCAGCTAGGAGTTGGTGGGTGAACAGGTGAAGTGAACAGGAGTCTGTGGAACCCGTTAATCCAAGAATCAAGAGATCATGTAACTTGCTCTGGGGTGGAGGAGTGAAGGTTTAAATGAAGAGttcacgggcacctgggtggctcagtcggttaagcatccgacctcagctcaggtcatgatctcatggttcctgtgttcaagccccgcgtcggggtccgtgctgacagctcggagcctggaaccttcttctgattctgtgtctccctctctctctgccaactgccctgctcgtgctctctctctctttctctcaaaaataaacataaaaaaattttaaaaattcaaatccaaaGATCATGTGCACAGCCATTATTCACACTGCCTCTCTACTACTGGGCATTCATTTAATCCCATAATGACCCCATCAGGTAGGTTCTACCATTTCCCCACCTTATAGGTGAGGAGATGGAGATGTTTTGAAGTCAGAGTCTAAAGCCCACATGCCTAACCACCATATTTGGCTTTGTTCCCGGAGTATTTGGCGTTTTTTACCCTCCCACAACATGGCGACACCAGGCGACACCAGCTGACAAAGCAGCCGCCTCCAAGCGGACACCCACAACAAAAAGATATTTCAACACAAAATTGAGCAAGAGGCAGAATGCCTTgcaaaaacacattattttgcaGTGAGAGGGGAGAAATGGAAGACTTTTAAGGTTCTCAAACAAGATAAACCAACAGACACTATTTTTGTTTGAATACCACAATGATCTAATAAGATGAGTTTGGGGTCCTCTTCCCTTGAGACCTGGTTTCATCATTAGGAAGGCACTGAGGGGAAAGAGACGTCAGTATAACCAGAGAGATCAAAAGGACCCCCTTTAATGTGCAACTTAGTTACATAATACTGGATGCATAATTAAGAAACGCTGCATAATACTAAGCGTGGAAACTTCCAGCAGAAAGTCATGGAAAGTACGCTGGGCTTTGGGAGTCGGATAGACCTAGGTGGAATCTCAAGTTTCCAGCTTATGAGCCGGgggactttggacaagttacttcactTCCCTGAGGCTCAGTTAACTCATTAGTAAATTAGGGTTGAGGGCTTTAAAACTCTTAGCGCAAGCCATGCCTGGCACCTCCTGAGTGCCCCATAAACTGAAGCTCTTGTTATTATAGTCCAAGCTGAGGGCCAGCAAGGATGCCCCCGGTTAGACCTGATATTGCTGACCTCATTTCCTTTTCACTCTTTGGGGAAAATTCCTGCTGCTTTTCATCACCAGGGCATAATGAGAGTAGACGCATCTGAAGATACTTTGATCAAAGGAACTTTGTTCTCTGGCATTTCTTTTAAGACCATCTGTGATAGGTTAGGCAGCTGATGGTCATAAGAGGTTTCTTCTgatggggaggacagggaggatgGTGAGCATAGCCAGGACTCTTCGAGACCAATCACGTGCCACGCCTGAATGAAACAGACAGTAAGGTAACGAGGCACAGCAACCCTGCGTGTGTGGACGAGTCCTCTGGAAGAGACTTCATGAGGTCAGTGGAGCTGCTGTCTTGCTAAGACGTTGGCTGGTGAGGTATCCCTTCCTCTTCGGCCCTCACCGCCACCCACAACCACATCCCCGCTCTGTCTCCATGGACCATGGTGACTCCCAAGAAGGTGGTGTGTTGGAACAGTCTGTCCTGAAATGAGCCCAAAAGCAAATAGGCAAATGCAGCTGGAGCCCAGTGGATCCTGCCTTGTCCACCCGAGGAAGGTCCAAGGCCTACCCAGGAGGTGCAGACTCCTTCCATGTGTGATCGTTTTAGACATACAAACCATTTTCACGTACTTGACCTCACTCAGTTTAGACGGTCACCCTATATGTAGGCAGGGCAGTGATCCTTAAGCTCATCTGCCCATGAAGACAAGTCCAGGCGGTAACTGACACCCTTAGGGGCACGGACACCTGTAGTGACAGGAAGGTCAGGCAGGATCCACGTCTTCTCAAGTAACCTTCGCGCCCGTCTCTAGCAGGCTTCGTGGGTTGGTTAGGATTAGGTCATGCTGTGAGTAGTGGAGACCTCAcccacagagatttttttttttttcaatgtttatttttgggacagagagagacagagcatgaacgggggaggggcagagagagagggagacacagaatcggaaacaggctccaggctctgagccatcagcccagagcccgacgcggggctcgaactcacggaccgcgagatcgtgacctggctgaagtcggacgcttaaccgactgcgccacccaggcgccccacccacaGAGATTTGACAGAGAAGGCACCCcggggagctcctgggtggctcagtcagttaagtgtctggctcttgattttggctcaggtcatgatctcccggcttatgggatcgagctctgcactgggctctgtgctggcagcatggagcctgcttgggattctctctctccctctctctctctctctctctctgctcttcccttgctcaggcattctctctctctctctctcaaaaaataaataaacacaaaacaaatttttttaaaagaaggtaccCCACCTCCACCACAGAAAAATCGAGAAGTGCCAAGGTGGCAGCTCAGGGCTAATACGATGGATCCATGGTCATCAAGAACCCAGAGTCCTTCCACTGTCCTA
Encoded here:
- the CC2H21orf140 gene encoding uncharacterized protein C21orf140 homolog; translated protein: MPHFANPLLRNIITRNPFDNIKRKRCLQYLKTLKTLQNDGFKTIYFGETNIAESLVTGEDFSDGCFMQTPTWCIVHAGGSQGWVPWKYQTFLRDEVCIKQEDSLFSEFCDVVRKAYGKCAIVVKERRQQDKKKPEEDKEPEAQIHAPSVIDLMSLVCCPEVAKSCGHELLSLPSLYNYLNPLDSAWSSLKWFIINNRKEFCFQYIDSVYSYQYILVRDLISKGIERINPSKWKTLTNKVRRWENYYLGKFS